From Pleuronectes platessa chromosome 17, fPlePla1.1, whole genome shotgun sequence, one genomic window encodes:
- the LOC128460321 gene encoding zinc finger protein 112 — protein sequence MSSVQYLREFISERLTAAAEEIFMVFGKTIVQYEEEVDRQRRLLETVLKPEIKLHRIELPQQHACKEEEVLTDQQLCPQERSSSLNQEEPEPPQIKEEQEEMCTSQEGEQLVLKQETETCILTPHGEESDHREPEGEHQLLSHNSPVAESQDQNRRKHMDSESTGNEESNPQKSFHENRSHSSNVDNSPKSEINSYTQTGKKSFKCDTCRKTYVCKYKLKIHLRTHTGGKPYLCKICQKGFVRSGNLKVHMRLHTGEKPYSCQTCGKRFGRFDELKVHIRTHTGEKPYSCQTCTKRFVRKCNLKVHMKIHTGEKPLTCEICHKGFVRSWDLKMHLRTHTVDKPFSCKICQRNFVRSSKLIIHMRVHTGEKPYSCKTCGKSFGRSDHLKVHIRTHI from the exons ATGTCTTCGGTTCAGTATTTGAGAGAGTTCATCAGCGAGCGACtaacagctgctgctgaggagatattcatGGTCTTTGGAAAAACCATCGTCCAGTACGAAGAAGAGGTGGATCGTCAGCGCAGACTGCTGGAGACCGTTTTGAAACCTGAAATAAAGCTGCACAGGATCG agctcccacagcAGCATGCctgtaaggaggaggaggttctcactgaccagcagctctgtcCCCAGGAGAGGAGCTCCAGTCTGAACCAAGAGGaaccagaacctccacagattaaagaggaacaggaggaaatgTGCACAagtcaggagggagagcagcttgTACTGAAGCAGGAGACTGAAACCTGCATCTTGACTCCTCATGGTGAGGAAAGTGACCACAGAGAACCAGAGGGAGagcaccagctcctctctcacaaCTCTCCTGTAGCTGAGAGCCAAGAtcagaacagaagaaaacatatgGATTCAGAatcaacaggaaatgaagaatCAAATCCACAGAAGAGTTTTCATGAAAACAGGAGTCACAGTAGCAATGTGGACAACTCTCCCAAATCAGAGATTAACTCTTATACTCAAACAGGTAAAAAGTCTTTTAAATGTGACACTTGTAGAAAAACGTATGTGTGCAAGTATAAACTGAAGATTcatctgagaacacacacaggtggaaAACCTTATTTATGCAAAATATGTCAGAAAGGATTTGTCAGGAGTGGTAATTTGAAAGTCCACATGAGActtcacactggtgagaagccatattCTTGCCAAACATGTGGGAAAAGGTTTGGACGTTTTGATGAATTGAAAGTTCACATTAGAActcacactggtgagaagccatattCTTGTCAAACATGTACAAAACGTTTTGTAAGGAAATGTAATTTGAAAGTCCACATGAAaattcacactggtgagaagccatTAACCTGTGAAATATGTCATAAAGGTTTTGTAAGGAGTTGGGATTTGAAAATGCACCTGAGAACTCACACAGTTGATAAGCCATTTTCGTGCAAAATATGTCAGAGAAATTTTGTAAGAAGTAGCAAATTGATAATCCATATGAGggttcacactggtgagaagccatattCTTGCAAAACATGTGGGAAAAGTTTTGGACGTAGTGATCATTTGAAAGTCCACATTAGAACTCACATTTGA